The following DNA comes from Chitinivibrionales bacterium.
TCGTGCTATCATTGCAAACGGTTATCGTGCCAATCCAATTACAGAAAAAAAGGCTCCGGGAAAACGAGGACGGCAGAAACAGTCTCCCGCTCGTAATTTGCTGGATAGAGTCGATTTGCTTTATATTACTACCGAACCGGGAGAACAGGCGACAATCGGTCATACGAATTCCCTTCCTTATGGTCGAGGTACGGCATCAAGTCGGTTTTTTTTTGTCGGATTTTCTCACGATCCAATAGTATATTATATAACAAGAGCCGGGCAGCATGGATATTCTGCGCCTTAGCGCCGACAGCCGGTTCCTGGAGTGCAGCTCCAATATGATTCTCGTTAACTGGTTCGATGAAAAAGCGATCAATGTGACCAAAGGCTATCGCTCCTGTAAAGCCGATACCGATGTGCTCAAATGCGATATCGGGACCGGCGATATTCCCGGCGGCACCACCGACAAACATGCCGAATCGGGCGATTTCTGGGTGTCCTCGGTCGATGAAATCAATCCGGAATTTCGCTGCTTTGTCGATAACCGGGAGCTGTGGCGTTCCTACTGGGCTGATGTTTTTGAGGGGCGGCCTGCCGTGAAGCCCGAATGTGTTGTTACCCGCGCTGTCACACCTGCTTGTCTCAACGGGCAAGTCCCTGTTGCGATTGCGCGTGATGGTTCCGGCAGAATTGTTATCACAGCAGGCGCTGCAGGCGCCATCTCTCTTTTTGCGGTATCGGGCAAAGCAATTGTCACCGGAAAGAACATTGCAAAAGGAGCATCGGTTTGCATCACTGCTGCAGAATCGGCCGGAATACTGCTTGTTCAGTTCCGGAACAGCGATAGAGCTGCCGTAACAAAATTATGTTTCGAAAAGATGAGGTAACGAATGAAAACGAGAGGGAGAATCGCTTCATATATTGCGGCATTCGCTGCCATTCATTGTGCTGTACCGGCTGAGCTTCTTGCAGCGGTCAATCCCGCCGACACGGTTTTCTGCACCGTGTATGATTCATCCCAAAGTCAATGGGTCTGCACCTACGATTCTTCCAATGACGGCAAGTATTGCTCGAGTCGCGGGATCGGGAGTTTTCATATCGATGACTGGGTGATGTACAGGGATGTCGATTTCGGGAGCGGCTATGCGTATATGTATGTATTCTACTCCTGCGGTGATAAGTGCGGGTGCCTTTTTGAGTTCCGTGTCGATGATGTCGATGCCGGAACACTGATACTGACCAATGAACAGGAGCGGCTGAAAACTTTTCCTACCGGCGGATGGCGCGGCGGGGTGATTCACCGGCTTCCCATGGATGAAACAATCACCGGTATTCACGATCTGTATATCAAAGGCGCATTGTGCGGCGAACCGGGCGGCACCGGCATTATCGATCTGAAATGGTTTCTGCTTTCCAATGATGGATACGCCTATACATTCTACGATGCCACACCGGAACCCTATATTTCGATCCCGCAGGTTACCCCGGTAAAGCCGCACGATTTTTCCGAAAAATCACCATCAATAATAGCGGACCGGCATTCAATCGTTGTCAACCTGAATAACAGGGGAGCGCACACCATCCGCCTGTTGAGGCCCGATGGAACAATGCTTGTATCCAAATCGACCGACAGCCGCAGCACGATTCTATTGCCAACCGAAAAGCTTGCGCCCGGACTTTATATCCTCAAGATAACCATGAGAGGCATGGAGCAGTTTCAGTATCGCTATTTAAAGCAGTAGGAATATACAATGGTTATTTATTCGTCGTTTTTCAGGTTCTCATAGAACTGGAAATAGTAATTATTTGATTTTTATTGAATTCCTGACTTCAAAATTATTATAATAAACCATATAAGTTTATTATAATAACTTTAAACCAAAAAAGTTTAATTTTGTAATATTAAACCAAAATGGTTTAAATTGTGGCGTTATGATAGCAATAATCGGCGACATTAAGACTTCTCGCAAAATACAGGCGCGAAATCAATTTCAACAAAAATTGAAAAGCTTGATGATGCAGTTGAATCGCGGAAGAAGAAATATAGTATCCCCATACACATTAACTATTGGAGATGAATTCCAGGCGCTTTATAAAAAAGCCGATGGGGTTTTGTCGGATTGTATAAGAATTATTTCCGGAATTTATCCTGAAAAAGTCAGAATAGCAATGGGGGTCGGAAAAATTACTACCGCAATAAATCGAAAGCAAGCGCTTGGCATGGATGGCCCGGCATTTCATTGCGCCAGAGAGGGAATTGAAAGGCAAAAAGGAAGGAAACGGTCACCTATAATAGTCATTCAGGGGTTGGATGAATCTTTATCATATAATAAATTGCTTATATCATCGCTTACTATGTTTGCCGGAAGTATAGAAAGCATGCACAAAAACAGCCTTGAAATCCTCATCGCATTGTATAGCAAAACTCCAGTTAAAAAAATTGCTGACCAGTTGGATTTAACGATTCAAGGAGTATACAAGCATATACGAGGAAATAATATCGCAAATACAGTAGCATTTATGGAAAATTTCGAACAAGCCTTGAACGAACGCCTGGTGAATAAATGAGCAATCAATTTTATATAGTGTTAATCTGCATTTTAATTACGCGCTTGTATTACCTTAGAAAACAAACGCAAGCGAGAACAATAAGCAAAAAAGAATCTTTGATTATGGCTCTGATACAGTGCGTTTCGGTTTTGGCAACAATTAAAAGCATATATCATTGTCTCGCTGGATTCGGCATCATTATAGCTATTATTGCATGTCAGTATTTTGCAGAAAAAAAATTGGCTCCAATTAACAAATCGAGCGATAATGTTGCATGCGAGGGCATAAGCCATTTGCGATTGAATGGTGTCAGGTTTGGAGCATTAATTTTGTATTTAGCCTTTCTGGGAACATGGGCAAAAAGCCATACAGGATCGTTACTTATCGGGAATGCATGCGCTGCCATTGCCGACTATACGATTATTCCCGGTCTTGTAAACAAAACAGGAGCTGAAAAACTGTTGCCTGGAATTATGGGGCTTTTATTAGTTGTTAATGAAGTGAATATTCTTTTCCGACTTGTGTTCGATTTATTCTCTATTGCACATCCAGGCAGGCAAAAAGATCAGATAGTTGATGAGAACGGTGAAGGCGAATACAATAACGGACGCTTGATTGGCATTCTGGAGAGGATCATAATTTATTTCCTTGTTATTATCAATAAATATGAAGCTATCGGCTTTATTATGGCTGCCAAAGCATTCGCACGATTTAAGGAATTGGACAATCGACTGTTCGCTGAATATGTACTTAATTGACCAAGTTTTTCTGTGTCAATTAAGGCCAGTGCGATGAGATCTTCGTATTTTCGATGGATATCCTCAACCATCAGACGCGTTATATACGACGAGGCATTCCATTCCGTATAAAATGCTGCAATCACCAAACGATTGTACCTGAGTATCCTTTCAAAACTACCGACATACTGCATTGCGGTTCCTCCTACTGTACCGAATAGATGCAATAGATATGCCAATTTAGAGGCACACTGAATAACAGACTGTAATTATTGGTGTTAGGCGAAATCAAGGTACTTTTGCAGGAGCCCTGAAACGAGAGGGATTGACGAAATATTGGCATGACGCCTATATATGGGCATTTATGCGAGGCGCTTGATCCCCAGTTTTTTCATCCGGGCTTCGAGGGTGGTCCGTTTGATATCCAGGAGGGCGGTGGCGCCGTTCGGGCCGCTTACCCGCCCGTTGCTGATTTTCAGGGCCCATAGGATATGTTGTCGTTCATTTTCCCTGAGTGTCGTAATAGTCTTAGTCTGTTCCGTCCGGGGTTCGGGAATCCATCCGCCCACTTTGAGTGTCTCGCCATCGCCGAGAATAACGGCCCGTTCGATGACATTTTCCAGTTCCCGGATATTGCCGGGGTGGTAGGCGGTGAGCCGGTCGATGACTTTTGCCGATGTCTGGGTGACGCTAATACCGGTTTTGAGGGCATATTTTTTAACAAAATGGTGTATCAGCAGGGGGATGTCTTCCTTCCGTTCCCGCAGGGGCGGTAGATGGAGGGGGAAGACATTGAGCCGGTAATAGAGGTCTTCTCTGAACCGTCCTTCCTTCACGGCCTTGATCAGGTCGCGGTTTGTGGCGGCGAACATCGACCCGCATGGGCATCGAATTTCCCAGCCGCTGGAATTCACCTTCCTGAAGTACTCGGAGCAGTTTGGTCTGGAGGGTGGGAGGGAATTCGCCGATCTCATCCAGAAAAATGGTTCCGGAGTGGGCCAGCTCGAAGCGGCCGGGTTTTCGCCGGTGGGCACCCGTAAAGGCTCCTTCTTCGTGGCCGAAAAGCTCACTCTCGATCAATTCGGCGG
Coding sequences within:
- a CDS encoding carbohydrate-binding protein; protein product: MKTRGRIASYIAAFAAIHCAVPAELLAAVNPADTVFCTVYDSSQSQWVCTYDSSNDGKYCSSRGIGSFHIDDWVMYRDVDFGSGYAYMYVFYSCGDKCGCLFEFRVDDVDAGTLILTNEQERLKTFPTGGWRGGVIHRLPMDETITGIHDLYIKGALCGEPGGTGIIDLKWFLLSNDGYAYTFYDATPEPYISIPQVTPVKPHDFSEKSPSIIADRHSIVVNLNNRGAHTIRLLRPDGTMLVSKSTDSRSTILLPTEKLAPGLYILKITMRGMEQFQYRYLKQ